A section of the Tumebacillus sp. BK434 genome encodes:
- a CDS encoding GNAT family N-acetyltransferase gives MMLYHTIETERLTIRELTLDDREAVWRHFASAEVTEFMDIEPCRDLAEAEEIIRFHLEDTGTRWGLFEKDGGALVGTIGYHCWVQSEARAEIGFDLAREFWGQGLMQEALRPVLAFGFGNMGLRLIEATVEPPNERCLKLMERLGFAREEQLRDGLVYLTLGN, from the coding sequence ATGATGTTGTATCATACGATTGAAACAGAACGGTTGACGATCCGCGAGTTGACATTGGACGACCGGGAAGCGGTGTGGCGGCATTTTGCCAGCGCGGAAGTGACGGAGTTTATGGACATTGAGCCATGCCGGGACTTGGCGGAAGCGGAGGAGATCATCCGGTTTCATCTGGAGGACACCGGCACGCGCTGGGGCCTGTTTGAGAAGGATGGCGGCGCCTTGGTCGGGACGATTGGATACCATTGCTGGGTGCAAAGCGAGGCGCGGGCGGAGATCGGGTTCGATCTGGCCCGGGAGTTCTGGGGACAGGGCTTGATGCAGGAGGCGCTGCGCCCGGTGCTGGCGTTTGGCTTTGGCAACATGGGACTGCGGCTGATCGAAGCGACGGTCGAGCCGCCAAACGAGCGCTGCCTGAAGCTGATGGAGCGGCTGGGGTTCGCGCGGGAGGAGCAACTGCGCGACGGGCTGGTCTATCTGACGCTCGGCAACTAA
- a CDS encoding MarR family winged helix-turn-helix transcriptional regulator yields MDYRDYKLEHSIGFKLANTSRLVTNRLNQNFTAKNLPVTHEQWLLMMELWVKDGQTQNALAAATHKDQPSVSRLLDNMIKRNLVMRVAHPNDRRSNLIYLTAEGREMQKGLIGQAQQTISDTTAGIDPDDLTVCMRVLDQIAENLK; encoded by the coding sequence ATGGATTATCGCGATTATAAGCTGGAACATTCGATTGGCTTCAAGCTGGCCAACACCTCACGACTGGTCACCAACCGGCTCAATCAGAACTTCACGGCGAAAAATTTACCTGTCACGCACGAGCAGTGGCTGCTGATGATGGAGCTGTGGGTCAAAGACGGCCAGACGCAAAACGCGCTGGCAGCCGCCACGCACAAAGACCAGCCCAGCGTCTCCCGCCTGCTGGACAACATGATCAAACGCAACCTCGTCATGCGGGTCGCGCATCCGAACGACCGCCGTTCGAACCTGATCTACCTGACGGCAGAAGGCCGCGAAATGCAAAAAGGCCTGATCGGTCAAGCCCAGCAGACGATCTCCGACACCACCGCCGGCATCGATCCGGACGACTTGACCGTTTGCATGCGGGTCTTGGATCAGATCGCCGAGAACCTGAAATAG
- a CDS encoding LuxR C-terminal-related transcriptional regulator, with translation MKDAIEPASPPLLSTKLYIPHQPLYHISRERLLAKMAMALTCKLTVVTAPPGFGKTTLVSDWVRQFQIAAAWVSLDKGENDLLRFWSYVIAALDPLLPGLAKKAAGLLQPTLTFSIDGLLAWLVNQLFLLEHDVVLVLDDCHLLQSEEVHRSLSDLLEHLPRQVHVCLISRQDLPIPLGALRAKGQLLALEIADIKFTADEMETYWSLQTSTPPSAEDLRLLAARTEGWAAGIQLAVVSQRAGQPGALQHFSGHHRYVVEYLMEEVFQHLPDAVQSFLLHTSILSRMNGELCASVTLQADAEALLRQIGQANLFLIPLDESRYWFRYHHLFADFLSSRLQHEPVKAVSLLHERASRWYEAQGLIEEAIPHALAAGSYERASGLIRRIVPSLFRRRVLSTLYDWLLQLPPPFSAQPEMLLIQSWTELLMGKFDGMQRHLRDLNAALLTMGQTGDPLLLRMGEEVQILENFSALITRNFDLAIELIDRLYARDDLPEQDALPLLLSLGIELNDGAVPFIRSYYGFDGRIKLASRHHAVYDAFISKNGLQRFPYSAYQRLALSELCYERGELEQAERCADAAIALAKPGHLLGAYIPAMIVMSNVLRAQGDLDAAQETLTAALTVLQEHDLLDSHWHSALNAAFIRLALAKGDLAPVRTWLDAAKQQFRPGQEYETLTCIRALLAVGRAEAAVPLAEALLKTARRKHCVMTALEAQLCLAALSHQLGNDHAALLHLHEALTLGELHGYLRTPAEAIREADALLCRYAEVRKKRHMPELQTGVSQAYFNRLLLTAGSGAAASPDAPPVHTLTARELEVLQLLATGRTNREVAAALVLTEGTVKLHLNRIYSKLQAKGRVQAIQKAKEQRLLNR, from the coding sequence ATGAAAGATGCAATTGAACCTGCTTCCCCTCCCTTGTTGTCGACCAAGCTCTATATACCGCATCAACCCTTGTACCACATCTCCCGCGAGCGCTTGCTGGCCAAGATGGCGATGGCGCTTACCTGCAAGCTGACGGTCGTCACCGCCCCGCCCGGTTTTGGCAAAACGACATTGGTCAGCGACTGGGTGCGCCAGTTCCAGATCGCGGCGGCGTGGGTGTCGCTCGACAAAGGCGAGAACGACCTGCTGCGCTTCTGGAGCTATGTGATCGCGGCGCTCGACCCGCTTTTGCCGGGGCTGGCGAAAAAGGCGGCCGGGCTGCTGCAGCCGACCTTGACGTTTTCCATCGACGGGTTGCTGGCCTGGCTGGTCAATCAGCTGTTCCTGCTCGAGCACGATGTGGTGCTGGTGCTCGACGACTGCCATCTGCTGCAGTCGGAAGAGGTGCACCGCTCGCTGTCTGATTTGCTCGAACACCTCCCCCGGCAGGTGCACGTCTGCCTGATCTCGCGTCAGGACCTGCCGATCCCGCTCGGCGCCTTGCGCGCCAAAGGGCAGCTGCTGGCGCTGGAGATCGCCGACATCAAATTCACCGCCGACGAGATGGAGACGTACTGGTCGTTGCAGACCAGCACGCCGCCCAGCGCCGAGGACCTGCGCCTGCTCGCCGCGCGCACCGAAGGCTGGGCGGCCGGGATTCAGCTCGCCGTCGTGTCACAGCGGGCCGGTCAGCCCGGCGCTTTGCAGCATTTTTCCGGCCATCACCGCTATGTGGTCGAGTATCTGATGGAGGAAGTGTTTCAGCACCTGCCCGACGCGGTGCAAAGCTTCCTCTTGCACACTTCGATCCTGTCGCGGATGAACGGCGAACTGTGCGCGTCGGTCACCTTGCAAGCGGACGCCGAAGCGCTGCTTCGCCAGATCGGCCAGGCCAATCTCTTCCTGATCCCGCTCGACGAAAGCCGCTATTGGTTCCGCTACCACCACCTGTTCGCCGACTTTTTGAGCAGCCGCCTGCAACACGAGCCGGTCAAAGCAGTGTCTCTTTTGCATGAGCGAGCCTCCCGCTGGTACGAAGCGCAGGGCCTGATCGAAGAGGCGATCCCCCACGCCCTCGCCGCCGGGAGCTATGAGCGGGCGAGCGGGCTGATCCGGCGCATCGTCCCCTCCCTGTTCCGCCGGCGCGTGCTGTCCACGCTCTACGACTGGCTGCTGCAATTGCCCCCGCCGTTCTCCGCGCAGCCGGAAATGCTGCTGATCCAGTCGTGGACGGAGCTATTGATGGGCAAGTTCGACGGCATGCAGCGCCATCTCCGGGACTTGAACGCCGCGCTTCTCACGATGGGGCAGACGGGAGACCCGCTCCTGCTGCGCATGGGTGAAGAGGTGCAGATCCTCGAGAACTTCTCCGCGCTGATCACCCGCAACTTCGACCTCGCGATCGAGCTGATCGACCGGCTTTATGCGCGCGACGACCTCCCGGAACAGGACGCGCTGCCGCTCCTGCTGTCCCTGGGCATCGAATTAAACGACGGTGCGGTGCCGTTCATCCGCAGCTATTACGGATTCGACGGCCGGATCAAACTGGCCTCGCGCCACCATGCGGTCTACGATGCGTTCATCAGCAAAAACGGCCTGCAGCGCTTTCCCTACAGCGCCTATCAGCGCCTTGCGCTGAGCGAGCTCTGCTATGAGCGCGGCGAGCTGGAGCAAGCGGAGCGGTGCGCCGATGCAGCCATCGCCCTCGCCAAGCCGGGCCACCTGCTCGGCGCGTACATTCCGGCGATGATCGTCATGTCGAATGTACTCCGCGCCCAAGGCGATCTCGACGCCGCGCAGGAAACGCTGACTGCAGCGCTGACCGTGCTGCAAGAGCACGACCTGCTCGACTCCCACTGGCACAGCGCGTTGAATGCCGCCTTCATCCGACTTGCGCTGGCAAAAGGCGACTTAGCGCCGGTCCGCACGTGGCTGGACGCTGCCAAGCAGCAGTTTCGCCCCGGCCAGGAGTACGAGACCCTGACCTGCATCCGCGCCCTGCTCGCCGTTGGCCGGGCGGAAGCTGCTGTTCCGCTGGCCGAAGCGCTGCTGAAGACGGCCCGCCGGAAGCACTGTGTGATGACGGCGCTGGAGGCGCAGCTTTGCCTCGCCGCCCTGTCGCACCAGCTCGGCAACGACCACGCCGCCTTGCTCCACCTGCACGAAGCGCTGACCCTCGGCGAGCTCCATGGCTACCTGCGCACCCCGGCCGAAGCGATCCGTGAAGCGGACGCGCTGTTGTGCCGCTATGCCGAAGTGCGCAAGAAGCGCCACATGCCGGAACTGCAGACGGGCGTGTCGCAGGCCTATTTCAACCGCCTCCTGCTCACCGCCGGAAGCGGGGCTGCGGCTTCGCCTGACGCCCCGCCCGTGCACACGCTGACCGCCCGCGAGCTGGAAGTCCTGCAACTGCTCGCCACCGGGCGCACCAACCGCGAGGTCGCCGCCGCGCTCGTGCTGACCGAAGGCACCGTCAAACTGCACCTCAACCGCATCTACAGCAAACTGCAGGCCAAAGGCCGCGTGCAGGCGATCCAAAAGGCGAAAGAGCAGCGCCTGCTGAACAGGTGA
- a CDS encoding response regulator, which yields MLNILIVEDDPRIAEINRRFVEKVPGYGVIGIATTRQQAQEQLEVLRPELVLLDIFFPDMNGLDFLRWMHEHHRETDVIMITAAKEVNTVREAIRGGVFDFIVKPLVFERFEQTLLRYQEYRSQLQHLKTEHSQIDQAKIDQLIGGGQKLSKESYLPKGIDSLTLEKVSAVITQYADGLTAEAVGREIGASRSTARRYLEYLVAQGAVSADLSYGVVGRPERVYRKRKEG from the coding sequence ATGCTGAACATCTTGATCGTGGAAGATGATCCGCGCATCGCCGAGATCAACCGCCGTTTTGTGGAGAAAGTGCCCGGGTACGGGGTGATCGGCATCGCCACCACCCGGCAGCAGGCGCAGGAGCAGCTGGAAGTGCTGCGCCCGGAGCTGGTGCTGCTCGACATCTTTTTCCCGGACATGAACGGGCTCGATTTTCTGCGCTGGATGCATGAGCATCACCGCGAGACGGACGTGATCATGATCACGGCGGCGAAGGAAGTCAATACGGTGCGCGAGGCGATTCGCGGCGGCGTGTTCGATTTTATCGTCAAGCCGCTCGTCTTCGAACGGTTCGAACAGACGCTGCTGCGCTATCAGGAGTACCGCAGCCAGCTCCAGCACCTGAAGACGGAGCACAGCCAGATCGATCAGGCCAAGATCGACCAGCTGATCGGCGGCGGGCAGAAGCTGTCCAAAGAGTCGTACCTCCCGAAAGGCATCGACAGCCTGACGCTGGAGAAAGTCTCCGCCGTCATCACACAGTACGCCGACGGCTTGACCGCCGAAGCGGTCGGACGCGAGATCGGCGCGTCCCGCTCCACGGCAAGACGCTATCTGGAATATCTGGTCGCCCAAGGCGCCGTCAGTGCCGACCTGTCCTATGGCGTGGTCGGCCGGCCGGAGCGGGTGTACCGCAAACGCAAAGAGGGTTAG